The Klebsiella sp. RHBSTW-00484 genome includes a window with the following:
- a CDS encoding DMT family transporter: MSSKTKCWLWMLLVIVSETSATSTLKMFGSSEGTTKMLLLGLLIVLYCTCYYSLSRAVKDIPVGLAYATWSGTGILVVSTLGMAFYGQHPDTAAIIGMAIIASGIVIMNLFSKMGSEESAEAPAEPVASSMDKKVAN, translated from the coding sequence ATGTCTTCAAAAACAAAGTGTTGGCTATGGATGTTGTTGGTTATTGTTTCCGAAACCTCAGCCACGTCCACCCTCAAAATGTTCGGTAGCAGTGAAGGTACCACCAAAATGCTGCTGCTCGGACTGCTGATTGTTCTCTATTGCACTTGCTACTACTCGCTATCACGGGCGGTAAAAGATATCCCTGTTGGCCTGGCCTACGCCACCTGGTCCGGCACCGGCATTCTGGTCGTTTCCACCCTGGGTATGGCTTTCTACGGTCAGCATCCGGACACCGCCGCCATTATCGGCATGGCAATCATCGCCAGCGGCATCGTGATCATGAACCTGTTTTCCAAAATGGGCAGCGAAGAGAGCGCGGAAGCGCCTGCTGAGCCGGTCGCTTCATCTATGGACAAAAAAGTCGCCAACTAA